The Novosphingobium terrae genome segment GGGTCGATGCGGAATTTGATGATCGTGTCGCGCTGGCGCACGAAGGCCAGAGCATGGGCGCCATCCTCCTCGCAATGGGCGAAGGAGAAGGTGCCCGGGCTGCCCCATGAGCCGCGATAATGCAGCGTCAGCACATTCCATCCGGCGCGGCGCGCGGCCTGCGCCAGATCGAGGTTCTGCTCATTGCCCGGAAAGCCGTGGAACAGCAGCAGCGTGGGATGCGGCCCGATGCCGGCGGCAGTGTACATCACCGCATTGAGCGCGCCGTCCGGCACGGGAATGACGAAAGCGGACATGCTGGCGGGATGGGCGCTGTCGCGCGGCGGGTCCGTGGTGACGGCGGCAGGCGCGGGGACGGGCGTGGTTGCCGCCTGGGCCATGGGTGATGTGGCCAGCAGAAAAGGAAGAAGAACCAGACGCATCGATGCCCCCTGTTATGGTCGGGGCTTACCGTGGGGCATCGGCTTCCGGCTGGCAAGAGGCGGTTGGCGCAGGGGCCATCGCCTGATGTCATCGGGTTTGCGATCAGTTGAGTTTGGGCATGGAACATGGCCCCCGTCCGGCTCTTTCCTAAGGCGAAGGATGAGCCTTCGTCCGATCCGCAAGTCCATGAGGAGACAGACCATGAGTTCGACCACCGACCGCATTTCGGGTGCCGCCAATTCCGCCATCGGCAAGGTGAAGGAAGCCATCGGCAAGGAAACCGGTGACGCCAGCCTGGCCGCCAAGGGCGCCGCTCAGGACGCCAAGGGCAAGGTGCAGAGCGCCACGGGCAAGGCGAAGGATGCGATCAAGGATGCCGTTGACCGGTAACGGTTGGCCGAGAGGCCGGGCCTGAGGCGCGTTTTCCCCTGCGCGTCTGCGTTACAGAGCCCGGTCCGGCAGGCATCGAAACGGGGCGCAAGCCCCGGCCAGCCCCCGCCATGAGAATGGCGGGGGCTGTTTGCATGCGGGCCGAGGAAAGGTGCCCCGCGCGTGGTGCGGGGCTCAGGGTTTCAGGGCAGGCGCGAAGCGACGATTTAAGGCAATCGCGACGCGACGATGGCCCGTTCCAGCGCAATGGAATCCAGCGGCTTGGTCACCACCGGCACCTTGGGGCCATGGGCCCATGGCACCTCGCCATAGCCGGTGGAGAAGGCATAGGGCGTGCCATTGCCCTGCAGCACATCGGCGATCGGCTGGCTGCTCTCATTACCCAGATTGACGTCGAGCAGGGCGAATTCATAGCTGTTGGCCGCGATCAGGCTGAGCGCCTGCGCCACATTGTTGGCCAGATCGACCGTATGGGCGCCCAGCGCCAGCAGCTGGTCCTCAGCCTCCATGCCGATGATGATGTTGTCCTCCACCACCAGAGCGCGCTGCGAGAGCAGGCTGGTGGCAGGAACGGGGCCCGGCGATCCCGTGGGCGAGGGGGTTGGCGTATCAGTCATGAATTGCACCCTTTCGGCGGGGATGGTGAAGTGGGCCTCAAGACCCTCGGCATGGAAGGTAACGCGCGCATGGCCGGAGAGTTCATGCGGGATCGAGCGTTCGACAATGGCCATGGCCATACGGTCATGCCAGGCGCTGCCCCCGTCGCTCCCGGTTTTCGCGCCGCCGCTTTCGCGCCATGAGAGGGTGAGGTCTGCGCCCTCGGTCTGGGCCAGTTCGATTTGCACCTGCCCCTCGGGCGCGGCCAGAGCGGTGCTGTGCGCGACCAGCTCATGGATCACCACCGCCAGCGTGGTGAAGGCGGAGGGGCGGATCAGCACCTGAGGGCCGGTGATCGTCAGCGCGCCATGGGTTTCGGGGAAGGCGGCGCGCACGGTTTCATGGATCAGCGGGCCCAGCGGGAAGGGCGCCCAGCTGGTGGCGTTGACCTGATCATGCGCGCGGGCCAGCGTGGCGATGCGCGCGCTGACCCGGCTGCAAAAATCGGAGAGCGTGGCCGCGCTGCGCTGCCCCTGGCTCACCATCGCCCCGATCATGTTGAGCGAATTGCGCACCCGGTGGTTCAGCTCCGCGATCAGATCCTGCTGACGGCGGGCGGCGGCTTCTCTTTCCGCATTGGAGGCGTCGAGCAGTTGCAGGATCACCTCGATCAGCGTGACGCGCAGCTTTTCGGCAATCGCCTTTTCATCGCCCGACCAGGGTTTGGATTGGCGGCGGCGTTCCTCTTTCCACAGGGCGAAACTCTTGCGCGGGGTGAGGCGGTCACCCAGAGGACCGGGGGCCTGTTTGGGCGCGCCGGGATCGCCGGCCCACAGCACCTCATGGGCATATTCGCGGCGGAACAGCACGAGGAAATCGCGCGGCACGCGGGAGACGGGCACGGCCAGCAAGCCGCAAACCTTGTCGCCAAAGGCCTGCGCCGGAGGATAGACCAGCGCCAGATGATGGGTGGACCAGCAGGCGCCATTGCCCGTGGTGTTGAGGAAGCGCGCCAGATCGAGAAACTGCGCCTGAGACGGCGTCTGCCCCAGCGCGACATAATCGCCCGCCACATAGCCGACGATGCCGTCGAAGGGGATCACCTGACGGATCAGATCGGCAAAACGGTCGAAATTGGCGAGCAGCGATCCGCCATGGGCGACTTGCGCCGTCAGATCGTCATGCAGCTTGGTGGCGGTTTCGTGCTGGGCCAGCGTGGCGCGGATTTCCATCTGCTCCAGCAGGCCGGAGAAGAACTCGCCGAAGAGTTCCGCCGCCGTGCGCGTCGCATAGGGCAGACCCAGCGGCGCGTAATGGTGGCAGGCAAACAGCCCCCACAGCTTGCCACCGCGCAGGATCGACACCGACATGGAGGCCTTCACCCCCATGTTGCGCAGATATTCGATATGGATCGGCGAGACGGCGCGCAGTCCGCTGGGGGTCAGATCCAGCGGCTGGCCGTCGGCATCGAGCGCGGGATGGATCGGCACCGGCGCATCGTCGATGTTGGCAATGATGCGCAGCAGATTCCGCGTGTAGAGCTTGCGCGCCTGTTTCGGAATGTCGGAAGCGGGGAAGTGCAGGCCGAGGAAGCTGTCGATCTGGTCGCCGCGCGCTTCGGCCACCACTTCGCCCGCGCCGGTTTCATCGAAGCGGTAGACCTTCACGCGGTCAAAGCCCGTCAGGCGGCGCATCTGGCGGGCGGCGATGTCGCACAGATCGTCAAGGTTGGAGGCCTGCCGCGCGGCATCGAACATCGGGCGCACCAGCGAGAGATAGTCGCGCGCCGTGCCCTGATGCGAAGGCTCGATCTCCAGCACGAATTGCCGCCCGGCGCGGTAGAGCGCCACATCGAAAGGGCGCCAGTCAGGCGTCAGCGGCAGGTTGAAAAGGCGCTCGACCTGACCCGGCGACAGGTCGGCCAGCCTCTGGCGGATCTGCTCGACAGCGGTGGGCGTGAAGAAATCAGCAGCGGGATGGCCCAGCGCCTCGGCAGCCGGGCGGCCCAGCAGGGCCTCGCAATTGGCCGAGGCGCGGGCGACGATCCAGTCGCTGGAGAGCGCCACCAGAAAGCCGAAGGGCTGGATGCCGCCGATGATATGGATCGGTTCGAGATCGCAGCTGTTCAGATCGACGCCCTGGTCGGGATAGGTGAGGGTCATGAGGGGAGGGCGCCCTCATGGTCGGGAAGGGGCATGGTCTGCGCCAGATGCAGGCCTTGCTCGAAGGCGGCGAAGCTGGCGCGGGCGGTGGTGAGGGCAGCCTCGTGCCGGGCTTGCGGCAGGTCGCGCAGGGCTTTGACCAGCGGTTGCCACAGCGCGCGCAGGCTGTTGTCTTCCATATAGCGGCTGAAACCGGGCGTGCCGGGCGACCAATAGCCGTGTGAACGCAGCACAGCCGTGCCCAGTCGCGATCCGATCAGCACATAGGCTGCGCCCGCATGGGCTCCGGCGCCTGCATCGGCTCCGGCGCCCGCCGAGCCCTCATCAGGCAAAGCAGGCAAAGCAGGAAGCGGCGCGGTGCAGCCAAGGTCGGCCAGATCTTGCGCGACCATCGCCTGCACATCGGGCATGGCCAGACCAAGCTCATCCTGAAGGAAACGGGTCGCCAAGGGCGCCACCGCCTGAAGGCCGATGGCATGGGCTTGCAGAAAACGCGTCAACCCGGCGCGCGTCGAGAGAACGCAGGCGCCCAGCAGGGCATCCAGCCGCTCGTGATCTTCACGCGTGCCCAGCCTTAGGACATGGCGCAAATCCTCTGGCGCCATGGCGGGCATAGGGGTTTCGGGCATTGCAACCTTCGCTTTCGGTACCGTACCTGATGCTTAATGCATCAGGCGCCCCAAGGCTCCCTTCACCCCGATAAAATCCAGGCAAAAATCCGGGGAGGGAACATCATTCGGGGCGACTGCTTAGGAGATCAAGGCATATCTGTCTCGCAGGAAGACAGGCCGCCATCCGCTTTCCCTTAAGGCTCTCCCGCCATGCCCAGCGCCTTTTCCCGCTTTGCCGAACGCGTTTCCGTCTGGACGGGGCGGCCCATCACCTTTGCGCTGGCTTGCGTGGTGGTGGTGATCTGGGCGGCCAGCGGGCCGGTCTTCCATTATTCCGACACATGGCAGCTGGTGATCAACACCGGCACCACGATCATCACCTTTCTGATGGTCTTCGTGATCCAGAATTCGCAGAACCGCGATATTGTGGCGCTGCATTCCAAGATCGACGAAATCCTGCGCTCTGCGGACAAGGCGCGCAACCAGCTGATCGGGCTGGAACACAAGAGCGACGCCGAGATCGAGGCCATCCGCGACGCTATCGAGCAGGAATGCGATGTCGAAGACGTGGAGGAGGCCATCGAAAGCGCCGAAAAGACCCTTGAAGAGGTGAAGGAGCGGCTGCCCGAAAAACGCTGAGGCCAGGCGCTGAGGCGTTACACCATCAGCGCCAGCAGATCGTCCAGCCGGGCCTTGGCAAAGCCCACCGAAATGTCCGAGATGCCATAGGGGATCAGCAGCTCATCTTTGCCCATCAGCAGCGCGCCGCAAGTGTAGACCACATTGGGCACATAGCCTGCGCGGTCGGCATTTTCGGCGGTGAGCACAGGCTCGCGCACGCGGCCAATGATGCGCGAGGGATCGTCGCGGTCCAGCAGCACGCAGCCCAGCGCATATTTGCGCATCGCCCCCACGCCATGGGTGAAGAGCAGCCAGCCAGCGTCCGTCAGGATCGGGCTGCCGCAATTGCCGATCTGGATGAACTCCCAGGGGTATTTCGGCTCCATCAGCAGCACGCCCTCATCGTCCCAGCGTTCCAGCCGGTCCGATTTGAGGAGGTAGAGGTTCTTGCCGTCCTGACGGCCCACCATCAGATAGTGTCCGTCGATCTTCTGCGGGAAGAGCGCCATGCCCTTGTTGCGCCCGGCGCGGCCCTGCACCGGCTCCAGCGTGAAGCGATGAAAGTCGCGCGTGCGCAGCAATTCGCTGCGGATCGAGCGGCCCGAATAGGCGGTGTAGGTGCCGACCCATTCGATGTCGCCCCCGCCATGGTCGAGCCGAACCAGACGCAAGTCTTCAAGCCCGTTGGCCTGCTGCTCGGTGATGGGGAAGATCACCGTGTTGGAGAGGCTGCTTTCGGGATGGCGCTCCACCTGAACGGGGGCGTCCTCATCCTGAATGCCAAGGCCATGGTCGCAGCGCTGCACGGCGGTGGCGAAGGCGGATTCGGGCCAGAGCGAAAAGCTGCCGTCATCGCTGGCGATCCCCTCGCGGAAGGCGACCGAGCTGATATGCCCTTCGCCCACCGCGCGCAGCGAGAGGATGAAGCGCACCGTGCCCTCCTTCATCCCGCTCTGATCGGGATGGGGCACGATGGAAGGGTTCATCAGCGCGGCGGCGGCATAGGTGTATTCATGGCAGAAATAGGCGCCGATCAGCTTGCGCCGCGTGGGCGAGAAATCCGCCACGCCCAGGTCGCGGCGGCCTAGTTCCAGCGCGATGGCCACCTCCTCGAAGCGGGCCTCGAACATATGTTCGGTCTGCCAGTGGCGGTCGAGGAAATCGTGGAGGACCAGCGCATATTCGCGTTCCACCCGCGCCTCGTCCAGCCCGGCGACATCGCGCACAAGACGCAAGGCGCGCCCTTCAGGCGCGCCTGCTCCCTGCCACCCCAGATGGAAGGGGCGCAGAACGACCCGCGTGGGGTCGGCATGAAGTCTCTCATCAAGAATATGCAGCGGATTGCGCGACAGGACGTGCAACTGTTTGTCCAAGGTTGATCCCCTTGATGGGCGTCTGGCTGGCCGTGGAAACGACGGCTTGTGTGAACTGGGGCGGCTGAAGACGACGCAGCAGGCGCGACAGGCTGTGATGGCCAAGCTGGAAGGCCAGAATCGATTCCGCGCCCGAATTTTCGTTACGCCCTCTCGGCGTTACACCGTCCCGGCACCGTCCGGTGGCGATATCGGCCAGCACGACGCCGCGATCATTGGCGCCGAAGAACCATTGATACACCTGCAGGGCCTGATCGGTCCACCCCTTCTCGCCGGTTGCGACGAAAGCGCTATGCGCGGCCTCGATAGCGGCCTGCGCTTCAAGGGGTTGTTGATCAAAGGGTTGCCATGTGCCCTGACGGCCAAAGCTTTCCGAGCCGATGGGGCGGAAATGGCCCTGAATGCCGGTCTGGCAACGGCTGATCCAGTCGAGCGTTTCAAGGCCGATGGCCAGCCAGTTCTTCTCGCCCAGCAGATGGCCCGCCTCGATCAGCACCTGGCACAGGCGCGGATTGTCATAGCCCAGCACCGCCTCGAACCATGCCCAGTCGGGGCGGCGGGTCTTGTCGAGCAGATGGGCCAGCATGTTGCAGCTGTCGATCACCATGTCGCGCGCGCCGCCATGGCGGTGCCCGGCGCGCATCAGCGCCAGCGAGCCCAGCGCGGCAAAGCCCATGGCGCGGGGGCTCTGCAGGGGTTCGATCCCCTCCAGAACCGTGTCGAAAAGATCGAGCGCCCATGCCTTGATATCGGGCAGGGGCGAATGCTCCACCGTATGACCCAGCGCCCAGAGCGCACGGCCATTGGAATCCTCCGAGCCTTCGGTTTCGCACCATGTCCGGTCGAAGTTCATGAAGTTGCGGAAGCGGCCCTTGTCCGGGTTCCAGGCATATTGCACGAAGGCGGCGTAGCAGATGCTCCAGCGCATGCGCTCGCTTTCGCTCAGCGAGGTGGAGACATTCATCAGCATCAGCGCACGGGCATTGTCATCAAGGCAATAGCCATGGCGGCGATCCGGCACGATGCCCACCGCATGCTGAAGCATCCCCGTGGCATCGCTCATGGCGAAGACGGCGGAGAGCCCCGGCACCATCTGCGGCGACGCCGGCTTGGGCGAAGGGGCCATGGTCTCACGCACCAGCGCCGCCCCGGCCTTGGCGAACTGCGGCCAGATCGTCTGGCGGCCACGCTGATAGGCGCGCAGCTTGGTGGCCATCAGCGCCTTGGGATTGTCCAGCAGCGCGTTCACCGCCTGAGCGATGGCGTCCGGCGCATTGGTGTCGATCAGGCAGCCCACGCCATCGGCCAGCAGCTCGCGGGCATGGACATAGGGCGTTGAAACCACCGCCTTGCCCAGCGCCACCGCATAGCTGAGCGTGCCCGAGGTGGACTGGCCCAGATTGGGGTAGGGCGTGATGTAGATATCGCAGGCCTCAAGCTGGTCGAGCAGCTCATCGGTGTCGAGGAAGCGGTTTTCCCAGACGATATGTTGGGCGACGCCCAGCTCTTGCGCGCGGGCGATCAGCCCTTCGCGATAGCTTTCACCGTCGCGCGCCAGCAGCACCGGATGGGTGGCGCCCAGAATGCGATAGACCACCTGAGGATGCCGCGCGATGATCGCGGGCAGCGCTTCGATCACCTGCTCCAGACCCTTGCCGGGGCCCAGCAGGCCGAAGGTGGTCAGCACCTGCTTGCCGTCCAGCCCCATGCGCGCCTTGGCGCCTTCCTCGCCGCCGAAGGGGCGGTCTGGCGCGCCATGCTCGATGATCTCGACGATCTCGGGTCGGGCCTTGTAGGTGGAGGTGAGCAGATCGGCCCCATGGCGCGACATCACCATCACCTTGCTGGCTCGCTCAAGCAGATGCTGCGTCACCGCGCGCTGCCCTGCGGAAGGCTCGGCCAGCACGGTGTGGAAGGTGATCAGCAGCGGGGCCGCGACGCCATCGACCAGCTCGCGCACCATATCGCCATCGGGGCCGCCGAAGATGCCGAACTCATGCTGCAGCCAGACCACATCGGCGCCGCTCTCATTGATCAGCCGCGCGGCGCGGGCATAGGCCTGCGCGCTGTCAGCCTCGATGGTGCGGACATGGTCTTCATAGGCGAGGCCAGAATCCTTCTGGTCCAGCGCATAGACATCGACGTCGATATCGGGGACGAAGGCGGCCAGCTTCTCGCGGATGTCGCAGGTGAAAGTGGCGATGCCGCAGCGGCGCGGAGTGTAAGTGCCGATCAGCGCCACGCGCAGGCGGGGCATGCGGGGCTCCGAAGCGAAAAGGTCCACCACCTCGGCCACGAGTTGGTCGGAGGGCTTCTGATCGCGCAGGCTGGGGAAGTCGTCGGTCATGGTGGGTCTTCCCTCTTGCTGGCGGCGTCTCGCTGCCGGATGGGCCGGTCGATCCGGGCCTATCTGGGACAATGGGTCAGCCATGGCGGAGTTCCACGCGTTTCCGGCAAAAACCGACTGGTGGTATAAGGCTTGCGACAAAGGCACTTGGCTGTGTCTGACGGGCCTGTGGCGCGCGAATCCGGCGCGGCTGTTCACGGCTGCGACAGAGCGCAGCAGGCCGGTCTGGAAGGGGCTTTCATCCCCGGGCGATCATTTGATCTTCTTGGCGATCTTGGCCATCAGGCTCTCGAACTCGGGCGGCACGCCTTCATCCACGGCAGCATTGTAGAAGTCGCGGATGTCCTTGCCCCATCCGGTCTGCTCAAGCAGCTTGTCGGAGCTTTCGATTGGCTGGTTGCCAAACAGGGAAGGGCTGGGATCGGGCACGGTCAGCTTCCAGTCGAGAAAACATCATGGCATGGCGGCGGCGATCATAGCGCCGTAACACAAACTCGGCGAGACTAGCGCCAGAGAGCAGCGTTACGGTTAAAATCGCAGCGCCATGCTCTGAATTCGAAAATGTTATCCCCCGGCGAATGTTCCGCATTGCACAACGGCTGGGCGCAAGCGGCATTCGCCGGGGCGAGCAGGATCAGGCATTCAGATTCGAGCCGAAGAACAGCGCCTGGCTGATGGTGGTCAGCACGGTTTCCTCGCGGAAGGGTTTGCTGATCAGCAGGGTGGGTTCCAGCCCTTCGCCGGTCAGCAGCTTTTCGGGGAAGGCGGTGATGAAGATCACCGGCA includes the following:
- a CDS encoding CsbD family protein, whose protein sequence is MSSTTDRISGAANSAIGKVKEAIGKETGDASLAAKGAAQDAKGKVQSATGKAKDAIKDAVDR
- a CDS encoding HWE histidine kinase domain-containing protein, encoding MTLTYPDQGVDLNSCDLEPIHIIGGIQPFGFLVALSSDWIVARASANCEALLGRPAAEALGHPAADFFTPTAVEQIRQRLADLSPGQVERLFNLPLTPDWRPFDVALYRAGRQFVLEIEPSHQGTARDYLSLVRPMFDAARQASNLDDLCDIAARQMRRLTGFDRVKVYRFDETGAGEVVAEARGDQIDSFLGLHFPASDIPKQARKLYTRNLLRIIANIDDAPVPIHPALDADGQPLDLTPSGLRAVSPIHIEYLRNMGVKASMSVSILRGGKLWGLFACHHYAPLGLPYATRTAAELFGEFFSGLLEQMEIRATLAQHETATKLHDDLTAQVAHGGSLLANFDRFADLIRQVIPFDGIVGYVAGDYVALGQTPSQAQFLDLARFLNTTGNGACWSTHHLALVYPPAQAFGDKVCGLLAVPVSRVPRDFLVLFRREYAHEVLWAGDPGAPKQAPGPLGDRLTPRKSFALWKEERRRQSKPWSGDEKAIAEKLRVTLIEVILQLLDASNAEREAAARRQQDLIAELNHRVRNSLNMIGAMVSQGQRSAATLSDFCSRVSARIATLARAHDQVNATSWAPFPLGPLIHETVRAAFPETHGALTITGPQVLIRPSAFTTLAVVIHELVAHSTALAAPEGQVQIELAQTEGADLTLSWRESGGAKTGSDGGSAWHDRMAMAIVERSIPHELSGHARVTFHAEGLEAHFTIPAERVQFMTDTPTPSPTGSPGPVPATSLLSQRALVVEDNIIIGMEAEDQLLALGAHTVDLANNVAQALSLIAANSYEFALLDVNLGNESSQPIADVLQGNGTPYAFSTGYGEVPWAHGPKVPVVTKPLDSIALERAIVASRLP
- a CDS encoding heme oxygenase-like domain-containing protein codes for the protein MPETPMPAMAPEDLRHVLRLGTREDHERLDALLGACVLSTRAGLTRFLQAHAIGLQAVAPLATRFLQDELGLAMPDVQAMVAQDLADLGCTAPLPALPALPDEGSAGAGADAGAGAHAGAAYVLIGSRLGTAVLRSHGYWSPGTPGFSRYMEDNSLRALWQPLVKALRDLPQARHEAALTTARASFAAFEQGLHLAQTMPLPDHEGALPS
- a CDS encoding low affinity iron permease family protein; amino-acid sequence: MPSAFSRFAERVSVWTGRPITFALACVVVVIWAASGPVFHYSDTWQLVINTGTTIITFLMVFVIQNSQNRDIVALHSKIDEILRSADKARNQLIGLEHKSDAEIEAIRDAIEQECDVEDVEEAIESAEKTLEEVKERLPEKR
- a CDS encoding glycoside hydrolase family 130 protein; this encodes MDKQLHVLSRNPLHILDERLHADPTRVVLRPFHLGWQGAGAPEGRALRLVRDVAGLDEARVEREYALVLHDFLDRHWQTEHMFEARFEEVAIALELGRRDLGVADFSPTRRKLIGAYFCHEYTYAAAALMNPSIVPHPDQSGMKEGTVRFILSLRAVGEGHISSVAFREGIASDDGSFSLWPESAFATAVQRCDHGLGIQDEDAPVQVERHPESSLSNTVIFPITEQQANGLEDLRLVRLDHGGGDIEWVGTYTAYSGRSIRSELLRTRDFHRFTLEPVQGRAGRNKGMALFPQKIDGHYLMVGRQDGKNLYLLKSDRLERWDDEGVLLMEPKYPWEFIQIGNCGSPILTDAGWLLFTHGVGAMRKYALGCVLLDRDDPSRIIGRVREPVLTAENADRAGYVPNVVYTCGALLMGKDELLIPYGISDISVGFAKARLDDLLALMV
- a CDS encoding glycosyltransferase family 4 protein is translated as MTDDFPSLRDQKPSDQLVAEVVDLFASEPRMPRLRVALIGTYTPRRCGIATFTCDIREKLAAFVPDIDVDVYALDQKDSGLAYEDHVRTIEADSAQAYARAARLINESGADVVWLQHEFGIFGGPDGDMVRELVDGVAAPLLITFHTVLAEPSAGQRAVTQHLLERASKVMVMSRHGADLLTSTYKARPEIVEIIEHGAPDRPFGGEEGAKARMGLDGKQVLTTFGLLGPGKGLEQVIEALPAIIARHPQVVYRILGATHPVLLARDGESYREGLIARAQELGVAQHIVWENRFLDTDELLDQLEACDIYITPYPNLGQSTSGTLSYAVALGKAVVSTPYVHARELLADGVGCLIDTNAPDAIAQAVNALLDNPKALMATKLRAYQRGRQTIWPQFAKAGAALVRETMAPSPKPASPQMVPGLSAVFAMSDATGMLQHAVGIVPDRRHGYCLDDNARALMLMNVSTSLSESERMRWSICYAAFVQYAWNPDKGRFRNFMNFDRTWCETEGSEDSNGRALWALGHTVEHSPLPDIKAWALDLFDTVLEGIEPLQSPRAMGFAALGSLALMRAGHRHGGARDMVIDSCNMLAHLLDKTRRPDWAWFEAVLGYDNPRLCQVLIEAGHLLGEKNWLAIGLETLDWISRCQTGIQGHFRPIGSESFGRQGTWQPFDQQPLEAQAAIEAAHSAFVATGEKGWTDQALQVYQWFFGANDRGVVLADIATGRCRDGVTPRGRNENSGAESILAFQLGHHSLSRLLRRLQPPQFTQAVVSTASQTPIKGINLGQTVARPVAQSAAYS